In a genomic window of Leptidea sinapis chromosome 14, ilLepSina1.1, whole genome shotgun sequence:
- the LOC126967962 gene encoding O-acyltransferase like protein-like isoform X2 yields the protein MCRLPNDRHWVAGDYVAIVLFSIIGFMIVVSTSYDLYHLFYLKRSSKRMHPLRLFSAYSNLADLLRSSDKPGTLECLDGIRAIAMIWVVLGHTFFILLYVTANILDIAEWYQKVVSISVTGAFLTVDTFFMLSGLLIVYISYVKFTPKSLLMNLHKFYLGRLLRMFPLLAAVILFEVSLFNRISDGGFWYLAAENVHKCRAFWWTTLLYIQNFVNPQEACLAVTWYLAIDVQLHLISPLVLFWLLRDSKRSSWSALIIGLTVSLLVATLYIFLTDTANNYYTLYYFNVLTRSPPFFVGMIVGYILRIYRNKKVQMSRLLAAFLTLISIGMTHLMLYLNFLISQFDWDNQTATNFINAFSRTIWAASVGWIIFVCVKGYGGPINWFLCLQIWKIPAKVSYGMYLVHYSMMFAFYSSAVEPVYFTVTSVLFRFVAFLSLTIILAILVTALIDNPIAMLLKSLMDIKPPQEKPLTKDSREISDGQTNTPSVASRGCNVSQAFEPNENENGEKNNEKSK from the exons ATGTGCAGACTGCCGAATGATAGGCATTGGGTTGCTGGGGACTATGTGGCTAT agtGCTCTTCTCAATCATTGGTTTCATGATAGTAGTAAGCACATCATATGACCTTTATCATCTATTTTACCTCAAAAGAA GTTCAAAACGAATGCATCCACTTCGTCTTTTTTCTGCTTACTCCAACTTGGCAGATTTATTACGTAGTTCTGATAAACCAGGGACTCTTGAATGTTTGGACGGAATAAGAGCAATTGCAATGATTTGGGTCGTTCTCGGACATACTTTCTTTATCTTACTTTATGTTACAGCTAACATTCTTGATATTGCTGAG TGGTATCAAAAAGTTGTTAGTATTTCGGTGACTGGGGCTTTTCTTACTGTGGACACTTTTTTCATGCTCAGCGGTTTGTTGATAGTTTACATCAGTTACGTCAAGTTCACACCAA AGTCTCTCTTGATGAATTTACACAAGTTTTACTTGGGAAGGTTACTTAGGATGTTTCCTTTACTGGCAGCAGTTATACTCTTTGAAGTGTCTTTATTCAATAGAATATCGGATGGTGGATTCTGGTACCTAGCTGCTGAAAACGTGCACAAGTGTAGAGCATTTTGGTGGACCACACTTCTTTACATCCAAAACTTTGTCAATCCGCAAGAAGCT tGTCTTGCAGTAACGTGGTACCTGGCAATAGATGTTCAGCTTCATTTAATATCTCCGTTGGTACTATTCTGGCTGTTACGTGATAGCAAGCGTTCTTCTTGGTCAGCTCTCATCATAGGACTTACCGTATCACTACTAGTTGCTACTCTTTACATATTTCTCACTGATACTGCTAATAACTACTACACTCTATactattttaatgtattaaccCGTTCGCCCCCATTCTTCGTTGGTATGATTGTTGGATATATTCTTCGCATTTACAGGAATAAGAAGGTCCAAATGTCACGA ttATTAGCTGCATTCCTAACTCTGATCTCTATCGGAATGACTCATCTGATGCTTTACCTCAACTTCCTTATTAGCCAATTTGATTGGGATAACCAGACTGCAACAAATTTTATCAACGCATTCTCTCGGACGATATGGGCAGCAAGTGTGGGATGgataatatttgtatgtgttaAAGGTTATGGGG GTCCAATAAATTGGTTCCTTTGCTTACAAATATGGAAGATCCCTGCTAAAGTTTCCTATGGGATGTATTTGGTACATTATTCAATGATGTTCGCTTTCTATTCATCCGCGGTTGAACCTGTCTATTTCACAGTGACTTCAGTA ttaTTTAGATTTGTCGCCTTCCTCAGCCTAACAATCATTCTTGCTATCCTCGTAACGGCACTTATAGATAATCCTATTGCGATGCTCTTAAAATCCCTTATGGATATaa AGCCACCGCAAGAAAAACCCTTAACAAAGGATTCACGAGAAATTTCCGATGGACAAACTAATACTCCATCTGTAGCGAGTAGAGGTTGTAATGTGAGTCAAGCCTTTGAGcctaatgaaaatgaaaatggtgAAAAAAACAATGAGAAGAGTAAATAG
- the LOC126967962 gene encoding nose resistant to fluoxetine protein 6-like isoform X1: MCQRQLYHMIFEDTGILTQFVDAGARTPKGLLKGNLRDMGNYHQCVSIRQDALDMTFEGKYCLINVPFNQEFDIPSLEWPIFNVNTIKVDGYLELLEQNELKYSQLRNTLSIRPYILDSTSRLGNDNTTIIRNLGLKFAICIPKVCTTHEAINSIINVTSYGFVYEDDMCRLPNDRHWVAGDYVAIVLFSIIGFMIVVSTSYDLYHLFYLKRSSKRMHPLRLFSAYSNLADLLRSSDKPGTLECLDGIRAIAMIWVVLGHTFFILLYVTANILDIAEWYQKVVSISVTGAFLTVDTFFMLSGLLIVYISYVKFTPKSLLMNLHKFYLGRLLRMFPLLAAVILFEVSLFNRISDGGFWYLAAENVHKCRAFWWTTLLYIQNFVNPQEACLAVTWYLAIDVQLHLISPLVLFWLLRDSKRSSWSALIIGLTVSLLVATLYIFLTDTANNYYTLYYFNVLTRSPPFFVGMIVGYILRIYRNKKVQMSRLLAAFLTLISIGMTHLMLYLNFLISQFDWDNQTATNFINAFSRTIWAASVGWIIFVCVKGYGGPINWFLCLQIWKIPAKVSYGMYLVHYSMMFAFYSSAVEPVYFTVTSVLFRFVAFLSLTIILAILVTALIDNPIAMLLKSLMDIKPPQEKPLTKDSREISDGQTNTPSVASRGCNVSQAFEPNENENGEKNNEKSK; this comes from the exons ATGTGTCAGCGACAACTTTATCATATGATTTTTGAGGATACTGGAATTCTCACACAAT TTGTGGACGCAGGAGCGCGAACGCCGAAAGGATTATTAAAAGGAAATTTGAGAGACATGGGAAACTATCATCAATGTGTATCCATAAGGCAGGATGCTTTAGATATGACATTTGAaggaaaatattgtttaatcaaTGTACCTTTCAATCAAGAATTTGATATACCATCCCTTGAGTGGCCTATATTTAACGTCAATACAATAAAAGTTGACGGCTACTTGGAGTTATTGGAACAAAATGAATTGAAATACTCTCAATTAAGAAATACACTGTCTATTAGACCCTATATATTGGACTCAACTTCTAG GCTTGGCAATGATAATACTACTATCATTCGAAATTTGGGGCTGAAATTTGCTATTTGTATACCAAAGGTCTGCACAACACATGAAGCAATTAACAGTATCATAAATGTAACATCATATGGTTTTGTTTATGAGGATGATATGTGCAGACTGCCGAATGATAGGCATTGGGTTGCTGGGGACTATGTGGCTAT agtGCTCTTCTCAATCATTGGTTTCATGATAGTAGTAAGCACATCATATGACCTTTATCATCTATTTTACCTCAAAAGAA GTTCAAAACGAATGCATCCACTTCGTCTTTTTTCTGCTTACTCCAACTTGGCAGATTTATTACGTAGTTCTGATAAACCAGGGACTCTTGAATGTTTGGACGGAATAAGAGCAATTGCAATGATTTGGGTCGTTCTCGGACATACTTTCTTTATCTTACTTTATGTTACAGCTAACATTCTTGATATTGCTGAG TGGTATCAAAAAGTTGTTAGTATTTCGGTGACTGGGGCTTTTCTTACTGTGGACACTTTTTTCATGCTCAGCGGTTTGTTGATAGTTTACATCAGTTACGTCAAGTTCACACCAA AGTCTCTCTTGATGAATTTACACAAGTTTTACTTGGGAAGGTTACTTAGGATGTTTCCTTTACTGGCAGCAGTTATACTCTTTGAAGTGTCTTTATTCAATAGAATATCGGATGGTGGATTCTGGTACCTAGCTGCTGAAAACGTGCACAAGTGTAGAGCATTTTGGTGGACCACACTTCTTTACATCCAAAACTTTGTCAATCCGCAAGAAGCT tGTCTTGCAGTAACGTGGTACCTGGCAATAGATGTTCAGCTTCATTTAATATCTCCGTTGGTACTATTCTGGCTGTTACGTGATAGCAAGCGTTCTTCTTGGTCAGCTCTCATCATAGGACTTACCGTATCACTACTAGTTGCTACTCTTTACATATTTCTCACTGATACTGCTAATAACTACTACACTCTATactattttaatgtattaaccCGTTCGCCCCCATTCTTCGTTGGTATGATTGTTGGATATATTCTTCGCATTTACAGGAATAAGAAGGTCCAAATGTCACGA ttATTAGCTGCATTCCTAACTCTGATCTCTATCGGAATGACTCATCTGATGCTTTACCTCAACTTCCTTATTAGCCAATTTGATTGGGATAACCAGACTGCAACAAATTTTATCAACGCATTCTCTCGGACGATATGGGCAGCAAGTGTGGGATGgataatatttgtatgtgttaAAGGTTATGGGG GTCCAATAAATTGGTTCCTTTGCTTACAAATATGGAAGATCCCTGCTAAAGTTTCCTATGGGATGTATTTGGTACATTATTCAATGATGTTCGCTTTCTATTCATCCGCGGTTGAACCTGTCTATTTCACAGTGACTTCAGTA ttaTTTAGATTTGTCGCCTTCCTCAGCCTAACAATCATTCTTGCTATCCTCGTAACGGCACTTATAGATAATCCTATTGCGATGCTCTTAAAATCCCTTATGGATATaa AGCCACCGCAAGAAAAACCCTTAACAAAGGATTCACGAGAAATTTCCGATGGACAAACTAATACTCCATCTGTAGCGAGTAGAGGTTGTAATGTGAGTCAAGCCTTTGAGcctaatgaaaatgaaaatggtgAAAAAAACAATGAGAAGAGTAAATAG